In Nicotiana tabacum cultivar K326 chromosome 11, ASM71507v2, whole genome shotgun sequence, a single window of DNA contains:
- the LOC107762812 gene encoding pentatricopeptide repeat-containing protein At2g40240, mitochondrial-like: protein MLALRKLSSSSKSSSFLCSFAIQSSICSSATIPDFPSCTYYDALINEAGRQGDFATLHHLLNKRVSDGFFNTNNTFKFVSTTNLSILDDLLDTIARLDNGYPKKCSYDCLIARLSKMHCISEATRVAETMVSKRHGANDVTFHPIINALTKKEEFHEAWRVMDVMRSNGIAPDLTAYNFLLTGYCFTGDVVSAAVVLAKMEEEELGADTRTYDALVLGTCRVGKLDAALAVLRRMVDDGVSPLYCTHAHIIGALLKYQFSEQAAEFVRSYAGRDVKLDSENFGILATRLITRGKFEEAKELVKEMTERRLALGPRLKDFYELYVRS, encoded by the coding sequence atgCTAGCACTTCGCAAGCTCTCCTCAAGCTCAAAATCATCTAGCTTTCTCTGTTCCTTCGCTATCCAAAGCTCAATCTGCAGCTCCGCCACGATACCCGACTTTCCCAGTTGCACTTACTACGACGCGCTCATCAACGAGGCTGGCCGGCAAGGAGATTTCGCCACTCTCCACCACCTCCTCAACAAGCGCGTGAGCGATGGCTTCTTCAACACCAACAATACCTTCAAGTTCGTTTCTACAACTAACCTCTCCATACTCGACGATCTATTGGATACGATAGCTCGCTTAGACAATGGTTACCCAAAAAAGTGCTCCTACGACTGTCTCATCGCGCGTCTCTCGAAGATGCACTGCATTTCGGAGGCCACGCGTGTTGCCGAAACCATGGTGAGTAAAAGGCACGGAGCGAACGATGTCACGTTTCATCCCATAATCAACGCGCTCACGAAGAAGGAGGAATTCCACGAAGCGTGGCGCGTGATGGACGTGATGAGATCTAACGGTATCGCACCCGATTTAACGGCGTATAATTTTCTGCTGACCGGTTATTGTTTCACAGGAGATGTGGTATCGGCTGCCGTAGTTCTAGCGAAGATGGAGGAGGAAGAGCTGGGGGCAGATACGAGGACGTACGACGCACTGGTTTTAGGCACGTGTAGAGTTGGGAAATTGGATGCGGCTTTGGCAGTGTTGAGGAGGATGGTAGATGATGGAGTTTCGCCATTGTATTGCACACATGCCCACATTATCGGCGCGTTGCTGAAGTACCAGTTTTCTGAACAAGCAGCGGAGTTTGTTAGAAGCTATGCAGGGAGAGACGTGAAATTGGATTCGGAGAATTTTGGAATACTGGCAACCAGGTTGATCACTAGAGGTAAATTCGAGGAAGCTAAGGAACTGGTGAAAGAGATGACTGAAAGGAGATTGGCATTGGGTCCTAGATTGAAGGATTTCTATGAATTGTATGTTAGATCATGA
- the LOC107762811 gene encoding uncharacterized protein LOC107762811, with the protein MAVSLNSVLGFRSTAYCHLSRSASLQKVPHFPSSFQVLGLRRCTAVTKQSFFLLVAKNDRLQTEVNGKDSDVITTTVNPSSSESSKTEGEMQSNGQTESVVQASKVSNGSVTSTNLQQEASSAIPKPAVKRSPLTAREKLRAARVLSRYNESKASKPELGSKLIEALRESEKGKKRSGLPEAPTNLFDDSKRGMPKPGWTFEFPGGFDVFLVAFSFIFISTIMFATTYIVWKVGAIHFNEY; encoded by the coding sequence GCCTACTGCCATCTCTCTAGGAGTGCCTCACTACAGAAGGTTCCGCACTTCCCATCTTCCTTTCAGGTGCTAGGGTTAAGAAGATGCACAGCTGTTACTAAGCAGAGTTTCTTTCTTTTAGTTGCAAAAAATGATCGTCTTCAAACGGAAGTTAATGGTAAGGACTCTGACGTTATTACAACTACTGTAAATCCATCATCCTCTGAATCTTCAAAAACAGAAGGTGAAATGCAGTCCAATGGTCAAACTGAGTCGGTAGTGCAAGCATCCAAAGTTTCAAATGGGTCTGTAACTTCCACAAACTTGCAACAGGAAGCATCTTCCGCCATTCCAAAACCAGCCGTTAAGAGATCTCCATTGACAGCAAGAGAGAAACTTAGGGCAGCTAGGGTCCTCAGCCGGTACAATGAATCAAAGGCCTCTAAACCTGAGCTTGGAAGCAAATTAATTGAGGCCTTGCGAGAAAGTGAGAAGGGGAAAAAGAGATCAGGACTTCCAGAGGCTCCTACGAATTTGTTCGATGATAGCAAAAGAGGGATGCCAAAACCAGGTTGGACTTTTGAGTTTCCAGGAGGATTTGATGTCTTTCTCGTtgcattttcatttatatttatcAGCACAATTATGTTTGCTACAACTTACATTGTGTGGAAAGTTGGTGCTATCCATTTCAATGAGTACTGA